The following proteins are co-located in the Anas platyrhynchos isolate ZD024472 breed Pekin duck chromosome 1, IASCAAS_PekinDuck_T2T, whole genome shotgun sequence genome:
- the AKAP11 gene encoding A-kinase anchor protein 11 isoform X1, protein MDTYARAQGSRMKPRTSVKKSFGEGVLQSMKSLLHSRKELCSISADECVNREEQDHFIEITFIGFAEEMDTAHLQELAAVSAELPDVLKSLQLCKLKENEVVFLKDVKKTVAKPCVTKHQLPEVLCVMRLSPSFPRIKADYVFTLLSKYTTGLRYAIEKKSLQKHRTETSRTEDDDTNQSVSSIEDDFVTAFEQLDEDEPSKMQSVGTCSFTSRNHRDAASQTIPAQCLEAVDSKISVGSVRRKSSARSSALIDILGLKELSSVKNSVTTSISDPWIQRSFYKPYNPSDQGVNLLCKTLFSSSPAESSESDCSSPSPIIFLDEEGYQKSLKAKLQLPKIPVVKDGIEDSDSEVSEFFDSFDQFDELEQTLEKSGKVIRDPVLGNPSQKRRAAHEQLCSTSITMNPQKFKFDRPTLPANVKKPTPRKPESPYSSVFDVPDSPRPVKTSGEENGGLFSPIRSSAFSPLGSCGSSECLCRMNLGGDETGQNHPDALYNTYSEYADSVSFEILGSVFHSDSSSEQVGAGNDSKCNRIAMKEEGQATDLKIKTSKEPDKQVKSKHKSSIIRDSIQKFATELVEKSFGSAFKDLQKGVSSCTNALCHLAARLTSSVFQMAFYEIGRRRAISLKERAINGLANFLVSEAITGALKELRHVKKQIFTNTVARFAADLAEELVFEGIMEVCQFSYPSTPTVAQPSSFDYEDKVVRSYARDLSESVIQEAFIELSQVDVTFTTQAAISVSMDNIKYVSAESMLESTRTSTFLPDFNDRVALNPIQDSKKEYTVQQALFCTSGVVSSIPVPLAGRALCQHQFPSDAYKAKVCTALNSDNSMKVYNDCSHPFFTSRKREEEVSSFRNIYLTSDQNQSTENNPSLLHNQNDTKQSSNVSGISTNSELTSGSKSINSFSGTMVDMIVNEAYEAITSSRVTKAVEEYTELLSRKIVDKKTYVQCTGEDVPKNMFADHLAKYIIKQSVDESKTVLCNAGENSACNVGSQTYADTSRKEQCVIKKQDAEKPSNVSVVVEQQQMPLNNPSKFLLTPANLVQCVSESKDYWQEQKGHRFSKSPPSCSTVTFARHVPEDFTDAGSCSMTHLNKPSKNHDIQKPPAGPLTYRQADCFPHANSFSSVMFGSEDALQMADKSSIKDGNSSVMPDTPPPTPLVPCQASSERNLRKLSKKLKGELAKEFAPATPPSTPYNPSVAGLSESEHSSLEKEEFMLKLMRSLSEEVESSEDEDHSEKVAENEEHSEKTIQYADNLASQIISVATEMAASHLDDKTNGREADRQVQLSMQNKICGYPAFINTPEETCSSLWNYAGDMAGKVISEAKKMVKSRHCKMLRLKRVNCQVDCLYVRKDDKDSSSKEWCGPVRDQCLGERDSSVLSLPQGSGTMGLTSKYPSCESVTDEYADHIIRILKREGGNPELLMDQYASRLAYRSIKSGLRQAARKTKLRCNATVFPGQNAQVNGKLELIKTVNKDAAQQAKSSIHHCEEQTYERGIGTQRTDCTELLHFSESLACNITSDVRKKLKISGACLPKSLTDSCLYEKTELEEVTGDLVKIRISRTLLPFSPSHKLYHSTGSLNENGYSEGIIQAIEQYARKVADDTLEKSLESAVLQVAENRKNGDRLSYTDKLSPFSGTVCRCCSMKEHQCCTESASPHLPAQSSSFPVRHFLHSRLGGACQKPRVFHLDIPKIHVDVEQKTVFPDKVAPAAVEKAEGELSYTSVTADSGIGQDGVSFAESLTTEIMTSAMTNIGQAVNISSAGREGFHSVESIVSQQMSLSIGDDSTGSWSNLSFEDEHLDESSSFLHLSDSSAVFSSSPGSNGNSSSWSSLGLEGDMYEENLSFPTSDSDGTDDKDEDTKDAVEGLEQVKKTLAIVNIDLEPNLVDPQLRAALQWLVASETEVSDLHFHDTATGEFVLLSRRLRERDWKVGDLLQAVLKYCEMIEKASDGEQALNKSLAGWLLENA, encoded by the exons ATTACATTTATAGGTTTTGCTGAAGAGATGGATACTGCACATTTGCAG GAGTTGGCAGCTGTTTCTGCAGAGCTTCCAGATGTTCTGAAATCGCTTCAGTTGTGCAAACTAAAAGAAAACGAGGTTGTTTTTCTAAAAGATGTAAAGAAGACCGTGGCAAAACCTTGTGTTACAAAACATCAG CTTCCTGAAGTGCTTTGTGTGATGCGACTGTCTCCTTCATTCCCAAGGATCAAAGCAGATTATGTATTTACCTTGCTGAGCAAGTATACCACAGGCCTAAGATATGCGatagaaaaaaagtcattgcaAAAACATCGAACAGAGACATCCCGTACAGAAGATGATGATACTAATCAGTCAGTCTCTTCAATTGAGGATGATTTTGTCACTGCTTTTGAGCAATTAGATGAAGATGAACCTTCAAAGATGCAAAGTGTTG gtaCATGCAGCTTTACTTCTCGAAACCATCGAGATGCTGCTTCACAGACCATCCCTGCTCAATGTTTAGAAGCTGTTGACTCAAAGATCTCTGTGGGTTCTGTACGTCGAAAATCATCTGCAAGATCTTCTGCTTTGATTGATATTTTGGGACTTAAGGAACTGTCTTCAGTAAAAAATTCAGTTACAACCTCAATTTCTGATCCTTGGATACAAAGGAGTTTCTATAAGCCATATAATCCTTCTGATCAAGGTGTTAATTTGTTATGTAAAACgttgttttcctcttctccagctgaATCCTCTGAGTCAGATTGCTCCAGCCCAAGCCCCATTATCTTCTTAGATGAAGAAGGATATCAGAAAAGCTTGAAGGCAAAGCTCCAGCTGCCAAAAATTCCAGTAGTGAAAGACGGAATAGAGGATTCAGACTCAGAAGTCAGTGAATTTTTTGATAGCTTTGATCAGTTCGATGAACTAGAACAAACCCTGGAAAAGTCTGGTAAAGTTATTAGGGATCCCGTCCTAGGGAATCCCTCCCAGAAAAGGAGGGCTGCCCATGAACAACTGTGTTCTACAAGCATTACAATGAATCCTCAGAAATTCAAGTTTGATCGTCCTACCCTCCCCGCCAATGTAAAGAAACCAACTCCTCGCAAACCAGAATCACCATACAGCAGCGTTTTTGATGTCCCAGATTCCCCTCGCCCAGTTAAAACATCAGGAGAAGAGAACGGGGGCTTGTTCAGCCCTATTAGATCATCAGCTTTCAGTCCACTAGGGAGCTGTGGTTCTTCTGAATGCTTGTGTCGTATGAATCTTGGCGGAGACGAGACAGGTCAAAACCACCCTGATGCACTTTATAATACTTACTCAGAATATGCTGATAGTGTTTCATTTGAAATACTGGgttctgtttttcattctgACTCTTCATCGGAACAAGTAGGTGCAGGAAATGATTCCAAATGCAACAGGATTGCTATGAAAGAAGAAGGACAAGCTACAGATCTCAAAATCAAAACCAGCAAGGAGCCAGATAAACAAGTGAAATCTAAGCATAAATCATCAATAATTCGAGATAGCATTCAAAAATTTGCAACTGAGTTAGTTGAAAAAAGTTTTGGCAGTGCTTTTAAGGACCTGCAAAAAGGTGTTTCTTCATGCACCAACGCACTTTGTCACTTGGCTGCTAGGTTGACTTCTTCGGTCTTTCAAATGGCTTTCTATGAGATTGGAAGACGGAGAGCAATCTCCCTGAAGGAGCGTGCCATTAATGGGCTAGCAAACTTTTTGGTGAGTGAAGCTATAACTGGTGCTTTGAAAGAACTGCGGCACGTGAAGAAGCAAATATTTACCAATACCGTTGCACGGTTTGCTGCAGACCTTGCTGAAGAACTTGTGTTTGAAGGAATCATGGAAGTATGCCAGTTTTCATACCCCTCGACACCTACAGTTGCACAGCCTTCTTCATTTGATTATGAAGACAAGGTGGTGAGATCCTATGCCAGAGATCTGTCTGAATCTGTCATTCAGGAGGCTTTTATTGAGCTATCCCAGGTTGATGTGACCTTCACCACACAAGCAGCCATTAGTGTTTCCATGGACAACATTAAATATGTGAGTGCAGAAAGTATGTTAGAGTCAACACGGACTTCCACGTTTTTGCCAGATTTTAATGACAGGGTAGCACTGAATCCAATCCAAGATTCCAAGAAAGAATATACAGTACAGCAAGCACTGTTTTGTACCTCCGGTGTTGTAAGTTCAATACCTGTGCCCTTAGCTGGAAGAGCTCTTTGTCAACATCAGTTTCCCTCTGATGCTTATAAAGCAAAAGTATGCACTGCTCTGAATTCTGATAACAGTATGAAAGTGTACAACGACTGCTCTCATCCATTTTTcacaagcagaaaaagagaggaggaagtctcttctttcagaaatatataCCTAACTTCAGATCAGAATCAAAGTACTGAAAATAATCCATCACTCTTACATAACCAAAACGATACCAAACAATCAAGTAACGTGTCTGGAATAAGCACTAATTCAGAATTAACGAGTGGGTCAAAAAGCATTAATAGTTTCTCTGGAACTATGGTAGATATGATAGTAAATGAGGCTTATGAAGCCATAACCTCATCTCGGGTAACAAAAGCAGTAGAAGAGTACACAGAGCTTTTGTCAAGAAAAATAGTAGATAAAAAAACGTATGTGCAGTGTACTGGTGAAGATGTTCCCAAGAATATGTTTGCAGATCACTTGGCCAAATACATCATAAAACAATCTGTGGATGAAAGTAAAACTGTGTTATGCAACGCTGGTGAGAATTCGGCATGTAACGTGGGCTCACAGACTTATGCAGATACCAGTAGAAAAGAACAATGTGTGATAAAGAAGCAAGATGCTGAGAAACCAAGTAATGTTTCTGTAGTTGTTGAACAACAACAGATGCCTTTGAATAATCCCTCTAAATTTCTTCTTACTCCAGCTAATTTGGTTCAGTGTGTTTCAGAATCTAAAGATTATTGGCAGGAACAAAAAGGACACAGGTTTTCAAAATCGCCACCGTCTTGTTCCACTGTGACTTTTGCTAGGCATGTTCCAGAGGACTTCACTGATGCAGGAAGCTGCTCAATGACACACTTAAACAAGCCCTCAAAAAATCACGATATTCAAAAACCACCAGCGGGACCTTTGACTTACAGGCAAGCTGATTGCTTTCCGCATGCAAATAGCTTCTCTTCAGTGATGTTTGGCAGTGAAGATGCTTTGCAGATGGCTGATAAGTCAAGTATCAAAGATGGAAATAGCAGTGTAATGCCTGACACGCCCCCACCAACTCCTTTAGTACCGTGTCAAGCTAGTTCAGAAAGAAACCTGAGAAAACTATCAAAGAAACTCAAGGGAGAATTAGCAAAGGAATTTGCACCTGCAACGCCACCTTCTACACCATACAATCCATCTGTTGCAGGTTTGTCTGAAAGTGAACACAGCTCTTTGGAAAAGGAGGAATTTATGCTGAAACTCATGCGGTCACTTTCTGAAGAAGTAGAAAGTAGTGAAGATGAAGATCATTCTGAAAAGGTTGCTGAAAATGAGGAACATTCAGAAAAAACTATTCAGTATGCAGATAACTTAGCTAGTCAGATAATTTCAGTAGCGACTGAAATGGCTGCTTCCCATTTAGATGATAAAACAAATGGAAGAGAAGCTGATAGACAGGTTCAGTTAAgtatgcaaaacaaaatatgtgGATATCCAGCGTTTATAAATACCCCAGAAGAAACATGCAGCTCTTTATGGAATTATGCAGGTGATATGGCAGGAAAAGTAATCAGTGAAGCCAAGAAAATGGTGAAATCAAGGCATTGTAAAATGTTGAGGTTGAAGCGGGTTAATTGTCAAGTGGATTGCCTTTATGTGAGAAAAGATGATAAAGATTCTAGTTCAAAGGAGTGGTGTGGTCCGGTGCGGGACCAGTGTCTTGGTGAGAGAGATTCCTCTGTACTTTCTTTACCACAAGGTTCAGGCACGATGGGTTTGACTTCCAAGTACCCAAGCTGTGAAAGTGTGACGGATGAATACGCAGATCATATAATTCGTATTTTGAAAAGAGAAGGTGGTAACCCTGAACTGTTGATGGATCAGTATGCTAGCAGACTTGCTTACAGGTCCATCAAGTCAGGCCTACGGCAAGCTGCTAGGAAAACTAAATTGAGATGCAACGCAACGGTGTTTCCTGGGCAAAACGCACAGGTAAATGGTAAACTGGAGCTGATCAAAACAGTGAATAAAGATGCAGCACAGCAAGCAAAAAGCAGCATTCATCACTGTGAGGAGCAAACTTACGAAAGGGGTATTGGCACGCAGAGAACAGATTGCACGGAATTGTTACACTTTTCAGAATCCCTTGCTTGCAACATAACTAGTGATGTCaggaaaaaattgaaaatatcaGGAGCATGTTTACCAAAATCTCTGACAGATTCCTGTCTATATGAAAAGACTGAACTTGAGGAAGTGACAGGAGATCTTGTTAAAATACGAATTTCTAGAacacttcttcctttctcccccaGTCATAAACTGTATCATAGTACGGgcagtttaaatgaaaatggcTACAGTGAAGGCATAATTCAAGCTATAGAACAATATGCTAGGAAGGTAGCAGATGATACTCTAGAAAAGAGTTTAGAATCTGCTGTTCTCCAGGtggctgaaaacagaaaaaatgggGATAGGCTTTCATATACGGACAAACTGTCTCCTTtttctggaactgtctgtagaTGCTGCAGTATGAAGGAACATCAGTGCTGTACCGAAAGTGCATCTCCTCACTTACCTGCGCAAAGTTCCTCCTTTCCAGTGAGGCATTTTCTTCATTCTAGATTGGGTGGTGCCTGCCAAAAACCAAGAGTCTTTCACCTCGATATTCCCAAAATCCACGTTGATGTAGAACAGAAGACAGTGTTTCCTGACAAGGTGGCTCCTGCGGCTGTTGAGAAAGCAGAGGGAGAGCTGAGTTACACAAGCGTGACAGCTGACAGTGGAATTGGACAGGATGGCGTCAGTTTTGCTGAAAGCCTTACTACTGAAATAATGACCTCAGCTATGACTAATATTGGTCAGGCAGTTAACATAAg CTCTGCTGGAAGAGAAGGATTTCACTCTGTTGAATCTATTGTTAGCCAGCAGATGAGCCTTAGTATTGGTGATGATAGCACTGGCAGCTGGTCCAATCTAAGTTTTGAAGATGAACATCTTGATGAGAGCAGCAGTTTTCTTCATCTCAGTGACAG TTCAGCTGTGTTCTCTTCTTCTCCTGGCAGTAATGGTAACAGCAGTAGCTGGAGCAGTCTTGGTTTAGAAGGAGATATGTATGAGGAGAATTTATCCTTTCCAACATCAGACAG tgatggAACAGACGATAAAGATGAAGACACCAAGGATGCTGTAGAAG gTTTGGAGCAAGTAAAGAAGACTCTAGCCATAGTAAATATTGATCTGGAACCAAATCTAGTGGACCCCCAGCTCAGAGCAGCACTCCAGTGGCTGGTAGCTTCTGAAACAGAGGTGTCCGATCTTCACTTTCATGACACTGCTACAGGAGAATTTGTCCTG CTTTCCAGAAGACTGCGAGAAAGGGATTGGAAAGTGGGAGATCTCTTGCAAGCAGTGTTGAAGTACTGTGAAATGATAGAGAAGGCGTCTGATGGAGAGCAAGCTCTGAATAAGTCTTTGGCTGGGTGGCTACTGGaaaatgcctga